From Coffea arabica cultivar ET-39 chromosome 2e, Coffea Arabica ET-39 HiFi, whole genome shotgun sequence, the proteins below share one genomic window:
- the LOC113730649 gene encoding transcription repressor OFP13-like, protein MKLIPSIFKNKETAKNHHSLMQKWPSCNQPKTLSFRAGDDVFKTVNSVYFDPLDIGISETQDSWFTNSSESASFSTESEENSGEESLEMILRGVRSERLFFEPGGRSSMILEEEEEAAEVEKSSETFPPLKESVVLAMESEDPYLDFKKSMEEMVETNGLKDWESLEELLAWYLKMNGQTNHGFIVGAFVDLLIGLASSNSNKSCSDHDHDSSFLSASSSFSSPTSSPLSPVGRKEKKEIDNDDAGDQIVEELH, encoded by the coding sequence ATGAAGCTGATCCCTTCAAtcttcaagaacaaagaaacaGCAAAGAACCATCATTCCTTGATGCAGAAATGGCCCTCTTGCAACCAGCCCAAGACACTCTCTTTTCGAGCCGGGGATGACGTGTTCAAGACGGTTAACTCTGTCTACTTCGACCCTTTGGATATCGGGATATCTGAAACACAAGATTCTTGGTTTACAAACTCATCAGAGTCGGCCAGCTTCTCAACTGAATCCGAGGAAAACTCAGGGGAAGAGTCACTGGAGATGATACTTCGGGGAGTGAGGTCAGAAAGGTTGTTTTTTGAGCCTGGAGGAAGAAGTTCTATGATCttagaagaagaggaagaagcagCAGAAGTTGAGAAAAGCTCCGAAACTTTTCCACCTCTGAAAGAGAGTGTTGTGCTAGCCATGGAATCGGAGGATCCTTATTTGGATTTCAAGAAGTCTATGGAGGAAATGGTGGAGACAAATGGATTAAAAGATTGGGAATCTTTGGAAGAGTTGCTTGCATGGTATCTAAAGATGAATGGGCAGACAAATCACGGATTTATTGTGGGGGCTTTTGTTGATTTACTCATTGGACTTGCGTCTTCCAATTCTAACAAGTCTTGTTCTGACCATGATCATGATTCTTCATTTTtgtctgcttcttcttctttctcttctcctACTTCTTCTCCTCTATCTCCCGTTGGTCGAAAGGAGAAGAAGGAGATTGATAATGATGATGCAGGAGACCAGATAGTGGAAGAACTGCATTAG